One stretch of Arachis hypogaea cultivar Tifrunner chromosome 20, arahy.Tifrunner.gnm2.J5K5, whole genome shotgun sequence DNA includes these proteins:
- the LOC140183138 gene encoding uncharacterized protein, which produces MIDRGFCDLGASINLMHLSLMRRLQINELKSIDVVLQLADKTQKQALGVVENVLVKLGKYFLPTDFVVLEMKESYLHPIILGRPFLATAKALIDVEQRELILRIHDE; this is translated from the coding sequence ATGATTGATAGAGGATtttgcgatctaggagcaagcataaatttaatgcatCTATCTCTCATGAGAAGGCTGCAAATTAATGAGTTGAAATCCATAGATGTAGTTCTTCAATTGGCTGACAAGACTCAGAAACAAGCattaggagtggttgaaaatgtactGGTGAAGCTTGGGAAGTACTTCCTCCCTACAGATTTTGTTGTTCTTGAGATGAAAGAAAGCTATCTCCATCCAATCATTCTGGGGAGACCATTCTTGGCCACAGCCAAAGCACTCATAGATGTTGAGCAGAGAGAGTTGatattgagaatacatgatgaataa